A portion of the Natronococcus sp. AD-5 genome contains these proteins:
- a CDS encoding tyrosine-type recombinase/integrase: MNDDLEPITPQEAVDLYVAHRELEVSRKTLQNHKYRLNAFVEWCNEVGIDNLNDLSGRDLHRYRVWRQQDVNVVTLRGQLATLRVFLEFCASIDAVEPGMRERVKLPDVDRDDEARDVMLEDDRARELLSYLERYKRASREHVIIAVLWHTGIRLGSLRAIDLDDYEPDEQCVWLRHRPDTDTPLKNQGPAERPLALDDYYCDIVDEYIRFHRHDVVDEHGREPLVTSDRGRLSSGQVRSEVYRLTQPCLYHECPHDRDPEDCEARMYGHYSTCPSSLSPHAIRRGSITYQLREDVPEEIVSDRCDVSSDILDRHYDRRTDREKMEQRRDFITDI, encoded by the coding sequence GTGAACGACGACCTCGAGCCGATCACGCCCCAGGAGGCGGTCGATCTCTATGTCGCACACCGAGAACTCGAGGTAAGCCGGAAGACGCTGCAGAATCACAAGTACCGGCTCAACGCCTTCGTCGAGTGGTGCAACGAGGTCGGGATCGATAACCTCAACGACCTCAGCGGGCGCGATCTCCACCGCTACCGCGTCTGGCGGCAGCAAGATGTGAACGTCGTCACCCTTCGCGGGCAGTTGGCGACGCTCCGCGTGTTCCTCGAGTTCTGCGCGTCGATCGACGCCGTTGAACCGGGAATGCGCGAGCGCGTGAAGCTGCCCGACGTCGACCGCGATGACGAGGCCCGCGACGTCATGCTCGAGGACGATCGCGCTCGGGAGCTCCTGAGCTACCTCGAACGATACAAACGAGCGAGCCGCGAGCACGTCATCATCGCAGTACTCTGGCACACCGGGATTCGTCTCGGGAGCCTTCGGGCGATCGATCTCGACGACTACGAACCGGACGAGCAGTGTGTCTGGCTTCGTCATCGACCAGACACCGATACACCGCTGAAGAATCAGGGGCCGGCGGAGCGACCGCTGGCGCTCGACGACTACTACTGCGACATCGTCGACGAGTACATTCGCTTCCACCGGCACGACGTCGTTGACGAGCACGGCCGTGAGCCGCTCGTGACCAGCGATCGAGGCCGATTGAGTTCGGGGCAGGTCCGATCGGAAGTGTATCGGCTTACGCAGCCGTGCCTCTACCACGAGTGTCCCCACGATCGCGACCCGGAGGACTGCGAGGCTCGGATGTACGGCCACTACTCGACGTGTCCGAGTAGCCTCTCGCCGCACGCGATCCGGCGCGGCTCGATCACGTATCAGCTACGCGAGGACGTCCCCGAGGAGATCGTCAGCGATCGGTGCGACGTCTCGTCTGATATCCTAGATCGCCACTACGACCGACGCACAGACCGCGAGAAGATGGAACAGCGGCGCGACTTCATCACCGACATTTAG
- a CDS encoding helix-turn-helix domain-containing protein, whose amino-acid sequence MRQSGTWMTIWDDRILEIIRQEGAKPVGELVKEEGLRISHSSVSRRCQKLADHDLLTPLGNGVYTITDRGKAYLDEEYDAENEVYLDGNDSTDGPSAKEVSET is encoded by the coding sequence ATGAGGCAATCGGGAACTTGGATGACGATCTGGGACGACCGAATTCTCGAAATAATTCGGCAAGAAGGCGCAAAACCCGTTGGCGAGCTAGTGAAAGAAGAAGGCCTACGAATATCTCATTCTTCTGTCTCTCGTCGTTGTCAGAAACTTGCCGATCACGACTTGCTCACACCTCTTGGGAACGGAGTTTACACCATCACAGACAGAGGAAAAGCGTATCTCGATGAGGAGTATGACGCTGAAAACGAGGTGTATCTCGATGGGAACGATTCTACAGATGGTCCATCAGCTAAGGAGGTCTCAGAGACATGA